A portion of the Deinococcus peraridilitoris DSM 19664 genome contains these proteins:
- a CDS encoding MFS transporter, with translation MTRFPTLVVALVGCAVFLNVYTTQALLPELSREFRASSIAVAATVSATTLAMALCSPLVGLLADASGRKRLLVAALLLLAAPCLLIAHATTLSALTAWRFVQGVLIPGVTVVATAYIVEECDPRRVPSVLAAYITGTVVGGFGGRFISGLVAEAYHWRTAFEVVAVTNVLAALIVWLALPRARHFVPQAVGQSLPRLREHLGNAALLAACAVGFGLLFALVGIFTFVNFHLADAPYHLGPSALGSVFAVYLLGVVVTPPSGRLVARFGHQHVLLGALGMASAGFLLTLFSDLPLIVLGLAIGSSGIFIAQATATGYVALSVQRGRSLASGLYNAVYYAGGATGAVLVGLVYARVGWPGAVAAVLAALGVAAVLGVRTWRTPA, from the coding sequence TGCTGCCCGAGCTGTCCCGCGAGTTCCGAGCTTCCAGTATCGCCGTGGCGGCCACCGTGAGCGCCACCACCCTCGCCATGGCGCTGTGCTCTCCACTCGTGGGCCTGCTGGCCGACGCGTCAGGACGCAAACGACTGCTCGTCGCAGCCCTGCTGCTGCTGGCCGCCCCATGTCTGCTGATCGCCCACGCCACCACGTTGAGCGCGCTGACGGCCTGGCGCTTTGTCCAGGGCGTGCTGATTCCCGGCGTGACCGTCGTCGCTACTGCCTACATCGTCGAGGAATGCGATCCCCGGCGTGTTCCCTCGGTGCTGGCCGCCTACATCACGGGTACGGTGGTGGGCGGATTCGGTGGACGGTTCATCAGTGGTCTCGTGGCGGAGGCCTACCACTGGCGGACGGCGTTCGAGGTGGTGGCCGTCACGAACGTTCTCGCGGCCCTCATTGTGTGGCTGGCACTGCCCCGAGCACGCCATTTCGTGCCTCAGGCAGTCGGCCAATCGCTGCCCCGCCTGCGCGAGCACCTGGGGAACGCGGCCCTGCTGGCTGCCTGCGCGGTCGGCTTCGGCTTGCTGTTCGCGCTGGTGGGAATCTTTACGTTTGTCAATTTTCACCTCGCTGACGCTCCCTACCACCTCGGACCTTCCGCGCTCGGCAGCGTGTTCGCGGTCTACCTGCTGGGCGTCGTGGTCACGCCGCCTTCAGGGCGGCTGGTGGCCCGCTTCGGGCATCAGCACGTGCTGCTGGGTGCGCTGGGCATGGCGTCAGCGGGCTTTCTGCTGACGCTGTTTTCCGATCTGCCGCTGATCGTCCTGGGTCTGGCAATCGGGTCCAGTGGCATCTTCATTGCGCAGGCCACGGCCACCGGATACGTCGCACTTTCGGTGCAGCGTGGCCGTTCGCTCGCTTCAGGCCTCTACAACGCGGTGTACTACGCTGGGGGCGCCACCGGGGCGGTGCTGGTCGGTCTGGTCTACGCCCGCGTGGGCTGGCCTGGCGCGGTAGCGGCAGTCCTGGCCGCGCTGGGGGTGGCTGCCGTGCTGGGAGTGCGGACCTGGCGGACTCCGGCCTGA